Proteins found in one Phytohabitans houttuyneae genomic segment:
- the sufU gene encoding Fe-S cluster assembly sulfur transfer protein SufU → MEFEQLYQEIILDHYKHPHGRGLREPGAGSSVGEAHHVNPTCGDEVTIRVATDGDELTDISYDGMGCSISQASASVLHELLRGQEAGRAFKIMDGFVELMGGRGQVTPDEELLGDGIAFAGVARYPARVKCALLPWMAFKDAAVRAGVTGSPSSAAASEVQGS, encoded by the coding sequence ATGGAGTTCGAGCAGCTGTACCAGGAAATCATCCTCGACCACTACAAGCACCCGCACGGCCGTGGGCTGCGCGAGCCTGGTGCCGGCTCGTCGGTGGGCGAGGCGCATCACGTCAACCCCACCTGCGGTGACGAGGTCACCATCCGGGTGGCCACCGACGGCGACGAGCTGACCGACATCTCGTACGACGGCATGGGCTGCTCGATCAGCCAGGCCTCGGCGAGCGTGCTGCACGAGCTGCTGCGCGGCCAAGAAGCCGGCCGGGCGTTCAAGATCATGGACGGCTTCGTCGAGCTGATGGGCGGCCGGGGCCAGGTGACGCCCGACGAGGAGCTGCTCGGCGACGGCATCGCCTTCGCCGGCGTGGCCCGCTACCCGGCGCGCGTGAAGTGCGCGTTGTTACCGTGGATGGCGTTCAAGGACGCCGCGGTGCGGGCCGGCGTGACCGGCTCGCCTTCGTCCGCCGCTGCATCGGAGGTACAGGGATCATGA